The stretch of DNA NAAAGTCGGTGGCCGCGGCAAAGCCGGCGGCGTCAAGGTAGCGAAAACTGCTGATGAAGCATTTGAGCACGCCTCCGCCATCCTGGGCATGGACATCAAGGGTCACACCGTTAACACGGTCATGATCGCCCAAGGTGCAGACATTGCGCAGGAGTTCTACTTCTCCGTGCTGTTGGACCGGGCAAACCGCAACTACTTGGCCATGTGCTCGGTAGATGGTGGCGTGGAGATCGAAGTCCTCGCCGTTGAACGCCCCGAGGCACTGGCCCGCGTTGCGGTGGACCCCGCCGTCGGCATCGATGCGGCCAAGGCCGATGAGATCGTTGCCGCAGCAGGTTTCAGCGCCGAATTGGCGCCGAAGGTTTCAGCTGCCATTCTCAAACTGTGGGACGTATTCAAGAAAGAAGATGCCACCCTCGTTGAGGTGAACCCGCTGGTCCTCACCGGCGCCGGCGACATCGTCGCCTTGGACGGCAAAGTCTCCATCGATGAGAACGCCGAATTCCGCAACCCGCGCCACGCGAACCTGGAGGATGCAGCTGCTGCAGATCCTCTAGAAGCCAAGGCCAAGGCTGCTGGCTTGAACTACGTCAAGCTCGACGGCGAAGTTGGAGTTATCGGTAACGGTGCCGGCCTGGTGATGTCCACGCTGGATGTTGTTGCCTACGCTGGTGAAAACCACGGTGGCGTCAGGCCCGCCAACTTCCTGGACATTGGCGGTGGAGCATCCGCAGAGGTCATGGCCGCTGGTTTGGACGTCATCCTCAATGANCCCCAGGTCAAGAGCGTATTCGTGAACGTCTTCGGTGGAATCACCGCCTGTGACGCTGTTGCCAAGGGCATTGTTGGTGCACTGGCCGAGCTCGGCTCAGCTGCTAACAAGCCGCTCGTTGTTCGTCTTGACGGCAACAACGTTGAAGAAGGCCGTCGCATCCTCAACGAAGCCAACCACCCGTTGGTCACCCTGGCCGCCACGATGGACGAGGGCGCCGACAAGGCTGCCGAACTCGCCCACGCTGCAAAGTAGAGGTTTAGAAAAACATGTCTATCTTCTTGAACAAAGATTCCAAGGTCATCGTCCAGGGCATCACCGGCGGCGAAGGCACCAAGCACACCGCCCTGATGCTTAAGGCTGGTACCCAGGTTGTTGGCGGCGTCAACGCACGCAAAGCTGGTACCACGGTTGTCCACGGCGATGTTGAACTGCCCGTTTTCGGTGCCGTTTCCGAGGCTGTTGCCGCCACCGGCGCCGACGTCTCAATCGTCTTCGTNCCNCCGGCGTTCACCAAGGATGCTGTTGTTGAGGCCATCGAAGCTGGCGTTCCGCTGGTAGTTGTCATCACCGAAGGCGTGCCGGTTCAGGACTCTGCCGAGTTCTGGGCACTGGCACAGTCCAAGGTCGACGCCGACGGCAAGCAGATCACCCGCATCATCGGCCCGAACTGCCCCGGCATCATCACNCCCGGTGAAGCATTGGTTGGCATCACCCCGAACAACATCACCCAGAAGGGCCCCATCGGCCTCGTCTCGAAGTCAGGTACCCTGACCTACCAGATGATGTACGAACTGCGTGACCTGGGCTTCTCCTCCGCGATCGGCATCGGTGGCGACCCCGTCATCGGCACCACGCACATCGACGCACTTGCTGCGTTCGAGGCTGACCCGGAGACGAAGGCCATCGTCATGATTGGTGAAATTGGTGGCGACGCTGAAGAGCGCGCAGCCGAATACATCAAGGCCCACGTCACCAAGCCCGTTGTTGGCTATGTTGCCGGCTTCACCGCTCCGGAGGGCAAGACCATGGGCCACGCTGGCGCCATTGTCTCCGGCTCCGCGGGCACGGCTCAGGCTAAGAAGGAAGCCCTCGAGGCTGCCGGTGTCAAGGTTGGCAAGACGCCTTCCGAGACCGCAACGCTGCTGCGCGAAGTTTACGCAGCACTGTAAATCTTCACCAGCATCACAAAAGCGCGGCCGCTGCACATAATATGTGGCGGTCGCGCTTTTGTC from Arthrobacter polaris encodes:
- the sucC gene encoding ADP-forming succinate--CoA ligase subunit beta, translated to MDLFEYQARDMFEAHGVPVLAGIVAHTPEEARAAAEKIGGVTVVKAQVKVGGRGKAGGVKVAKTADEAFEHASAILGMDIKGHTVNTVMIAQGADIAQEFYFSVLLDRANRNYLAMCSVDGGVEIEVLAVERPEALARVAVDPAVGIDAAKADEIVAAAGFSAELAPKVSAAILKLWDVFKKEDATLVEVNPLVLTGAGDIVALDGKVSIDENAEFRNPRHANLEDAAAADPLEAKAKAAGLNYVKLDGEVGVIGNGAGLVMSTLDVVAYAGENHGGVRPANFLDIGGGASAEVMAAGLDVILNXPQVKSVFVNVFGGITACDAVAKGIVGALAELGSAANKPLVVRLDGNNVEEGRRILNEANHPLVTLAATMDEGADKAAELAHAAK
- the sucD gene encoding succinate--CoA ligase subunit alpha, which encodes MSIFLNKDSKVIVQGITGGEGTKHTALMLKAGTQVVGGVNARKAGTTVVHGDVELPVFGAVSEAVAATGADVSIVFVPPAFTKDAVVEAIEAGVPLVVVITEGVPVQDSAEFWALAQSKVDADGKQITRIIGPNCPGIITPGEALVGITPNNITQKGPIGLVSKSGTLTYQMMYELRDLGFSSAIGIGGDPVIGTTHIDALAAFEADPETKAIVMIGEIGGDAEERAAEYIKAHVTKPVVGYVAGFTAPEGKTMGHAGAIVSGSAGTAQAKKEALEAAGVKVGKTPSETATLLREVYAAL